In one Umezawaea sp. Da 62-37 genomic region, the following are encoded:
- a CDS encoding flavin reductase family protein has translation MRGASPFWPTETSPGDVPCRDYYRKLVAGVAVVTACGASGWSGTTVSTVTSVSMDPPVILCCVSSGSRTLAAIRHAKRFAVHLLADDQPDLADRFSRSPSDNSRFADLGYEVRLIRGAPVIAGAMAVGWCDLHSLTEVGDHFVLFGRLTAVRVGHGRPLLWHDRTYQALDGRPDIMSTAT, from the coding sequence ATGAGGGGTGCCAGCCCGTTCTGGCCGACCGAGACGTCGCCGGGCGACGTGCCGTGCCGCGACTACTACCGCAAGCTGGTGGCGGGCGTCGCCGTCGTGACCGCGTGCGGCGCGTCGGGGTGGTCGGGCACGACCGTGAGCACCGTGACGAGCGTGTCGATGGATCCTCCCGTCATCCTGTGCTGCGTCTCCAGCGGGTCGCGGACGCTGGCCGCCATCCGGCACGCCAAGCGCTTCGCCGTCCACCTGCTGGCCGACGACCAACCGGACCTGGCGGACAGGTTCAGCCGGTCGCCGAGCGACAACTCGCGATTCGCGGACCTGGGGTACGAGGTCCGGCTGATCCGCGGAGCCCCGGTGATCGCCGGGGCGATGGCGGTCGGGTGGTGTGATCTCCACTCCCTCACCGAGGTCGGCGACCACTTCGTGCTGTTCGGACGGCTGACGGCCGTGCGGGTCGGCCACGGCCGCCCGCTTCTCTGGCACGACCGCACGTACCAGGCACTGGACGGGCGACCCGACATCATGAGCACGGCGACCTGA
- a CDS encoding MmgE/PrpD family protein yields MTITAPTGSSSDRPAGPSASLTTRLAAWARTVTYEGIPPNTLASARSQLISNLAAVRASLRHPVGQRVVAAFGPPIQADPKQSAYVLSALATALDFDEVAYSGHVSAGAVNVAITEVEPSGLDGKSLLATIVAANECAARITAATILSPFFRGQTNTHCHLASAAAARLHARGASLEEWTAGLGLALGILPVPFHHGVVTSDVKAFTAAVPIRMALDACDAAAHGLAGSDTVLEDREGLLAHLSAVPIPEAVIEGLGRRWHTDTLTYKRFPGSAYLHAAFDCAERFHRRLDALDVSRIRRVVVHGSLLTWQMQQKVAPFLDGGRTGVSAATLSVGYGVATLLLTGTFGAEDLAAPALTDDARWSLAAKVDVEHDWQLSERMVQATSPLGESLRQAGERALQWPDFVAWSGDDAPRLLAGLGASEDTFENATMAIGARVDIELADGTVVTEVCDAPIGSAGAATRRDHPSIVGEKFLANGGSPDVLADLRRLDLLDPVRTARVLLDAVTVVAPS; encoded by the coding sequence ATGACGATCACCGCACCCACCGGCTCCTCGTCCGACCGCCCGGCCGGGCCGTCCGCGAGCCTGACCACCAGGCTCGCCGCGTGGGCCCGCACGGTGACCTACGAGGGCATCCCCCCGAACACCCTGGCGTCGGCGCGAAGCCAGCTCATCTCGAACCTCGCGGCCGTTCGCGCGTCGCTGCGCCATCCGGTCGGGCAGAGGGTGGTCGCCGCGTTCGGCCCACCCATCCAGGCCGATCCGAAGCAGTCCGCCTACGTGCTCTCGGCGTTGGCGACAGCACTCGACTTCGACGAGGTCGCCTACTCGGGACACGTGTCGGCGGGCGCCGTGAACGTCGCGATCACGGAGGTCGAACCGAGCGGGCTCGACGGGAAGTCGCTGCTGGCCACGATCGTCGCCGCCAACGAGTGCGCGGCACGGATCACGGCGGCGACCATCCTCAGCCCCTTCTTCCGCGGCCAGACGAACACGCATTGCCACTTGGCGAGCGCCGCCGCGGCCCGGCTGCACGCGCGAGGCGCGTCACTGGAGGAGTGGACGGCAGGACTGGGCCTGGCGCTCGGGATCCTGCCCGTGCCGTTCCACCACGGCGTCGTGACCAGTGACGTCAAGGCTTTCACCGCCGCGGTGCCGATCCGGATGGCGCTCGACGCGTGCGACGCCGCGGCGCACGGGTTGGCCGGATCCGACACCGTCCTGGAGGACCGGGAGGGGTTGTTGGCGCACCTGTCGGCAGTGCCGATCCCCGAGGCGGTGATCGAGGGCCTCGGCCGTCGATGGCACACCGACACGTTGACCTACAAGCGCTTCCCCGGTAGTGCCTACCTCCACGCGGCCTTCGACTGCGCCGAGCGGTTCCACCGGCGGCTCGACGCCCTCGACGTGTCCCGGATCCGGCGTGTCGTCGTCCACGGGTCGTTGCTGACCTGGCAGATGCAGCAGAAGGTCGCGCCGTTCCTGGACGGCGGTCGAACGGGTGTCTCCGCCGCCACCCTGTCGGTCGGGTACGGCGTCGCGACGCTGTTGCTGACAGGAACGTTCGGGGCGGAGGACCTGGCCGCCCCGGCCCTGACCGATGACGCCCGCTGGTCCCTGGCGGCGAAGGTCGACGTCGAACACGACTGGCAGCTCTCGGAACGGATGGTGCAGGCCACTTCCCCGCTGGGTGAATCGTTGCGCCAAGCCGGGGAACGGGCGTTGCAGTGGCCCGACTTCGTGGCGTGGAGCGGAGACGACGCGCCGCGCCTGCTGGCCGGTCTGGGAGCGTCGGAGGACACCTTCGAGAACGCGACGATGGCGATCGGCGCCAGGGTCGACATCGAGTTGGCGGACGGCACCGTCGTCACCGAGGTGTGCGACGCGCCGATCGGATCGGCGGGTGCGGCGACGCGCCGGGATCACCCTTCGATCGTGGGGGAGAAGTTCCTCGCCAACGGCGGGTCGCCGGACGTCCTGGCCGATCTCCGGCGTCTCGACCTGCTCGACCCGGTCCGGACGGCTCGAGTGCTGCTGGACGCCGTCACCGTTGTTGCTCCGAGCTGA